The DNA region CAATAACCTCAGAAAATATTTTTTTAGCTTTTTTATTATCTCTTATTAACTTTTGGAGCGCCGCTCCATGATGATTAATTCAATAATGACATTCGTTAATATTTGATACAAATGTTGCTACCATTTCTCTTTGTTCCCTGGTAATATTTGATTTACCATACATTATCGTTTTGTATAAATTCA from Halanaerobiales bacterium includes:
- a CDS encoding peroxidase, whose translation is LAELYDKLTGPKNKKVAHVLKVHSLNPKVLEDHLNLYKTIMYGKSNITREQREMVATFVSNINECHY